A genome region from Paramisgurnus dabryanus chromosome 12, PD_genome_1.1, whole genome shotgun sequence includes the following:
- the LOC135737910 gene encoding uncharacterized protein, with protein sequence MPPREVVTWPPGITSEPNSATKICCKIGSNHPPIMNISGDTPAHIYSHNITAWYQLKLEPGAKVGGLRTLYEKINNGLDPKICYFVKDLEPAVYRCTHTETINSTHMSFVDYKFNITSYVPDDNDPKTFIWTSRKEGTYCVGKCEPDVNSYTSPQNCTWTLKHCFNLTTCGYSKPKKCPKLYPIPPGGFIKGNINKTLLHDVNLVMTHVTYNISNILSAYVKHCSADDKTYAWLQSRIDDLISDYKSRLAVQVSPVRSKRDLLGNVAGLFGSVNSLANTYKITGQSQFSAWLANQVATGFQHLTNSNEKIIKAVRSEAQALLLTSNSLFNQTRTIERDLACRSYAQDLFTVARQEVLDLRLLKTPRHALKDLIEILDLHRWVTSEKMKDIKYSELLSTLMLYTGDECTGCIGFFANFPLIHPEQVFLNSTTIRSIGTVVKNQIVKWDHLTGYMTLKGNKTLFTTRTCCHETASYVICTCNTLQPFSPNDTKLISVQSLHGHADAIQVSHTQWCVVSEMNSFTYGGLTCPANHTFCLEVTEDFTMGQINILGRIPLDIDVSPWWEDTFYEHSTQSLTDTMNLVQQMIQQTEYHLNQAQVETNLAKGTAKILSSSSIRSAQYVYTWWDWMFRGCVIGSGLVFLFSLIQCWYFRSTIHSLRTSANTAFTLSPLQVPAIQRLLQ encoded by the coding sequence ATGCCGCCTAGAGAAGTAGTTACATGGCCTCCCGGTATAACATCGGAACCAAATTCCGCAACAAAAATCTGCTGTAAAATAGGTTCCAACCATCCTCCCATAATGAACATTTCAGGAGACACCCCGGCACATATATATTCACACAATATAACGGCCTGGTATCAACTTAAACTTGAACCAGGAGCAAAAGTTGGGGGTTTGCGCACCCTTTATGAGAAAATTAACAATGGTCTAGATcctaaaatttgttattttgtgaAAGATCTAGAGCCTGCCGTATACAGATGCACACATACTGAAACAATCAACAGCACACATATGAGTTTTGTAGATTACAAGTTCAACATCACTTCATATGTACCGGATGATAATGAcccaaaaacttttatttggaCTAGCCGAAAAGAAGGAACATATTGTGTGGGCAAATGTGAACCTGATGTAAATAGTTATACTAGCCCACAAAATTGTACATGGACTTTAAAGCATTGTTTTAATTTAACCACTTGTGGGTATAGTAAACCCAAGAAATGTCCAAAATTATATCCCATCCCTCCTGGTGGTTTTATTAAGGGAAATATTAACAAAACTTTACTGCATGATGTTAATTTAGTAATGACCCATGTAACATATAATATTTCTAATATTTTGTCTGCTTATGTGAAACATTGCAGTGCTGATGATAAAACATATGCATGGCTACAGTCACGAATCGATGATTTAATCTCTGATTACAAAAGTAGACTGGCAGTCCAGGTTTCACCTGTACGTTCTAAACGAGACCTGCTTGGAAATGTAGCAGGTCTTTTTGGCTCAGTTAATTCACTTGCCAACACGTATAAAATAACTGGACAATCACAATTTTCAGCATGGTTGGCAAACCAGGTGGCCACTGGTTTTCAGCATCTCACTAATAGTAATGAGAAAATTATTAAAGCTGTTAGATCTGAAGCGCAGGCGCTTCTATTAACCAGCAATTCATTGTTCAATCAGACCCGTACCATCGAACGTGACTTAGCTTGCAGATCATATGCACAAGATTTATTTACTGTCGCTAGACAAGAAGTTTTAGACTTACGTCTTCTCAAAACACCTAGACATGCTCTAAAGGATTTAATAGAAATTTTGGATTTACATAGGTGGGTTACATCTGAAAAGATGAAAGATATTAAATATTCAGAATTATTATCAACATTAATGTTATATACTGGTGATGAATGTACTGGTTGCATTGGATTCTTTGCCAATTTTCCTTTAATACACCCAGAACAAGTGTTTTTAAATTCCACTACCATACGCTCTATAGGTACAGTAGTGAAGAATCAGATTGTGAAATGGGACCATCTTACGGGATATATGACTTTAAAGGGAAATAAGACCTTGTTTACCACTCGCACCTGTTGTCATGAAACTGCAAGTTATGTGATTTGTACATGTAATACTTTACAACCATTTTCTCCAAATGATACTAAGCTCATCAGTGTTCAGTCATTACATGGGCATGCTGATGCAATACAGGTGTCACACACACAGTGGTGTGTGGTCAGTGAGATGAATTCCTTCACCTATGGAGGTCTGACCTGTCCTGCAAACCATACCTTTTGTCTTGAGGTAACAGAGGATTTTACAATGGGTCAGATAAATATCTTGGGAAGGATTCCACTAGACATTGATGTCTCTCCCTGGTGGGAAGACACGTTCTATGAACACAGCACACAGTCATTGACTGACACCATGAATTTGGTGCAACAAATGATTCAACAGACTGAGTATCATCTAAATCAGGCTCAGGTAGAAACAAACCTGGCCAAAGGAACAGCAAAAATTTTGTCAAGTTCATCTATTCGCTCTGCACAGTATGTGTACACTTGGTGGGACTGGATGTTTCGTGGGTGTGTGATTGGCAGTGGACTtgtgtttctgttttctttGATTCAATGCTGGTATTTCAGGTCTACAATTCACTCTTTACGGACATCTGCCAACACTGCTTTCACCCTAAGTCCTCTGCAAGTGCCCGCTATACAGAGACtgttgcaataa